In Achromobacter spanius, the following proteins share a genomic window:
- a CDS encoding sigma-54-dependent Fis family transcriptional regulator, producing the protein MPSQESLHTAHIREIEQVGRGRPTQRDAHVVRSWLRCLDQYRLDPAQACEAYIVPDGRLREHRQQSEALIRIARSGLDHLFRQVAGQNYVLLLADRQGVTVEFLGDPAQTAKLRKAGLYLGSEWSEPRAGTCAVGACLETGEALTIHQTDHFDNTHTPLSCTAAPIYNADGELAAVLDISLLSSPSLKTSQNLALHLVNSTTRRIELANLMARTRNEWVLRFARSPEFLDVAPEAAISLDGAGRILGMTHSGAKLLARAAGLDWRQPADLIGQPVTRFFDVQLDDLPQYTRGHAPQDRLIVARDGNALFAHAIEPNRNARGATVAVRGTPSALRGLDGGDARMAALQARAAKLARQGLPILLQGETGVGKEYLARAIHEDSRRPGRFVAVNCAAIPESLIESELFGYLPGAYTGAAPKGRKGLIEESDGGTLFLDEIGDMPLALQSRLLRVLAESEVTPIGANAPRALRLALVSASHRDLGALVREGRFREDLYYRINAATLTVPALRERQDLDWLIARMLARHQDESGAPVLSPAALLALKAHAWPGNIRELANVIAVAAALCEHGIIEPADLPEALAPGGVAVSAEEAALRSTLDSCAGNVSEAARRLGLDRSTVHRQMRRYGLGARGRR; encoded by the coding sequence ATGCCTAGTCAGGAATCCCTGCATACCGCCCACATCCGCGAGATCGAACAGGTGGGCCGGGGCCGCCCCACTCAGCGCGACGCGCATGTGGTGCGCAGTTGGCTGCGCTGCCTGGATCAATACCGGCTTGACCCCGCGCAGGCTTGCGAAGCCTATATCGTGCCGGATGGCAGGTTGCGAGAACATCGCCAGCAATCTGAAGCGCTGATCCGCATTGCGCGCAGCGGGCTGGACCATCTTTTCCGGCAGGTGGCCGGACAAAACTACGTGCTGCTGCTGGCCGACCGGCAAGGCGTCACCGTGGAATTCCTGGGCGACCCCGCGCAGACGGCCAAGCTGCGCAAGGCGGGCCTGTACCTGGGATCGGAATGGTCCGAGCCGCGCGCCGGCACCTGCGCCGTGGGCGCCTGCCTGGAGACGGGCGAGGCGCTGACCATTCACCAGACCGACCACTTCGACAACACCCATACCCCGCTGTCCTGCACCGCCGCGCCGATCTACAACGCCGACGGGGAACTGGCCGCCGTGCTGGACATTTCCTTGCTGAGTTCGCCCAGCCTGAAGACCAGCCAAAACCTGGCGCTGCACCTGGTCAACAGCACGACGCGCCGCATCGAGCTGGCCAACCTGATGGCGCGCACGCGCAACGAATGGGTGCTGCGCTTTGCGCGATCGCCCGAGTTCCTGGACGTGGCCCCGGAAGCGGCGATCTCGCTGGACGGCGCGGGCCGCATCCTGGGCATGACGCATTCCGGCGCCAAGCTGCTGGCCCGCGCCGCGGGGCTGGACTGGCGGCAACCGGCGGATCTGATCGGACAACCGGTCACGCGCTTCTTTGACGTGCAGTTGGACGACCTGCCCCAATACACGCGCGGCCATGCGCCGCAGGACCGCCTGATCGTCGCGCGGGATGGCAACGCGCTGTTTGCGCACGCCATTGAACCGAACCGCAATGCGCGCGGCGCCACCGTCGCCGTGCGCGGCACGCCGTCGGCGCTGCGTGGGCTGGACGGCGGCGATGCCAGGATGGCGGCCTTGCAGGCGCGCGCCGCCAAGCTTGCCCGGCAAGGCCTGCCTATCCTGCTGCAAGGGGAAACCGGGGTGGGCAAGGAATACCTGGCGCGCGCCATTCACGAAGACAGCCGGCGGCCGGGCCGTTTCGTGGCGGTGAACTGCGCCGCCATTCCGGAATCGTTGATTGAAAGCGAGCTGTTCGGCTATTTGCCGGGCGCCTACACCGGCGCCGCGCCGAAGGGCCGCAAGGGCCTGATCGAAGAGTCCGACGGCGGCACGCTGTTTCTGGACGAGATCGGCGATATGCCGCTGGCGCTGCAAAGCCGGCTGCTACGCGTGCTGGCGGAATCCGAAGTCACACCCATCGGCGCCAATGCGCCGCGTGCGCTGCGGCTGGCGCTGGTGTCGGCCTCGCACCGCGACCTGGGCGCACTGGTGCGCGAGGGGCGTTTTCGTGAAGACCTTTACTACCGCATCAATGCCGCTACGCTGACCGTGCCCGCGCTGCGCGAGCGCCAGGATCTGGACTGGTTGATCGCGCGCATGCTGGCGCGCCACCAGGATGAATCGGGCGCGCCCGTACTGTCGCCCGCCGCCTTGCTGGCGTTGAAGGCGCATGCCTGGCCCGGCAATATCCGCGAACTGGCCAACGTGATCGCCGTGGCCGCCGCGCTGTGCGAACACGGCATCATCGAACCGGCCGACCTGCCCGAGGCGCTGGCCCCGGGCGGCGTCGCGGTGTCGGCCGAGGAAGCCGCGTTGCGATCCACGCTGGACAGTTGCGCGGGCAATGTGTCGGAAGCCGCGCGGCGGCTGGGCCTGGACCGTTCCACCGTGCACCGCCAGATGCGGCGCTACGGGCTGGGCGCTCGCGGGCGGCGCTAG
- a CDS encoding Bug family tripartite tricarboxylate transporter substrate binding protein, with amino-acid sequence MNRRTVLKQLALGATTPLAASLGLSLGRNAAAREAPLRVIVPFPPGGGTDVLGRVVAATLEGALDRPVVVENKPGASGMLGADYTANGAKDGSVLLFAGLVPSVRYYARPPEEVLKQLAPVCPIARSPYMVAVNADVPAKNLADLVARAKREPKGLTFGSPGNATPQHLATELLQAACGIDMLHVPYRGTGPMMTDLLGGQIQVVVATVAAVEPYLKSGRLRVLAATSRERLPKYPDIPTVAESGYAGFDAQIQFGTYCAAGTPEATIAALNQGINRALQTESVRAKLAEQGFAPTGGTPAQLQQSLLAEIRDVAGLVQAGKVRVDL; translated from the coding sequence ATGAATCGCAGAACCGTTTTGAAGCAACTGGCCCTGGGCGCAACGACGCCGCTGGCCGCGTCGCTGGGCCTGTCGCTGGGCCGCAATGCCGCCGCGCGCGAGGCGCCGCTGCGCGTCATCGTGCCTTTTCCGCCGGGCGGTGGCACCGACGTGCTGGGCCGCGTTGTCGCCGCCACGCTGGAAGGGGCGCTGGACCGCCCCGTCGTGGTGGAAAACAAGCCGGGCGCCAGCGGCATGCTGGGCGCCGACTACACCGCCAACGGCGCCAAGGATGGCAGCGTGCTGCTGTTTGCGGGGCTGGTGCCGTCGGTGCGCTATTACGCGCGGCCACCGGAAGAGGTGCTCAAGCAACTGGCGCCCGTCTGCCCCATCGCGCGTTCCCCGTACATGGTGGCCGTCAACGCCGACGTGCCCGCGAAGAACCTGGCCGACCTTGTCGCACGGGCCAAGCGCGAACCCAAGGGCTTGACCTTCGGATCGCCCGGCAACGCCACGCCGCAGCACCTGGCGACCGAACTGCTTCAAGCCGCGTGCGGCATCGACATGCTGCACGTGCCGTATCGGGGCACGGGCCCGATGATGACGGACCTGCTGGGCGGCCAGATTCAGGTGGTGGTGGCCACCGTGGCGGCCGTCGAACCGTATTTGAAGAGCGGGCGGCTGCGCGTGCTGGCCGCGACCAGCCGCGAACGGCTGCCGAAGTATCCCGACATTCCCACGGTCGCCGAAAGCGGTTACGCCGGCTTTGACGCGCAGATCCAGTTCGGCACGTATTGCGCGGCCGGCACGCCCGAAGCCACCATCGCCGCCTTGAACCAGGGCATCAACCGCGCCCTGCAAACCGAGTCCGTGCGCGCCAAGCTCGCCGAACAGGGTTTTGCCCCCACGGGCGGCACACCCGCGCAGTTGCAACAATCGCTGCTGGCCGAGATCCGCGACGTGGCCGGACTGGTGCAGGCAGGCAAGGTCCGGGTGGACCTGTAG
- a CDS encoding amino acid synthesis family protein: protein MALQVRKIISYVEKTCIEGGKPAERPLVMIVAAAVIRNPWAGLPFQEDLRPQILENAPPLGELLVAEILRQAGSADQIEAYGKAAVVGTSGEVEHASALIHTLRFGNAYRNAVGGTSYLAFTNTRGGPGCVISVPLMHKEDEGLRSHYLTVQTNINDAPAPDEIVIALGAATSGRPHHRIGNRYSDLQELAQEAQSK, encoded by the coding sequence ATGGCCCTGCAAGTGCGCAAGATCATCAGTTACGTCGAAAAGACCTGCATCGAAGGCGGCAAGCCGGCAGAGCGGCCCTTGGTCATGATCGTGGCCGCCGCCGTGATCCGTAATCCGTGGGCGGGCTTGCCGTTCCAGGAAGACCTGCGTCCGCAGATCCTGGAAAATGCCCCGCCGTTGGGCGAACTGCTGGTGGCCGAAATACTGCGGCAGGCCGGGTCGGCCGACCAGATCGAAGCCTACGGCAAGGCTGCCGTGGTGGGCACGTCGGGTGAAGTCGAGCATGCGTCCGCGCTGATCCACACACTGCGCTTTGGCAATGCCTACCGCAATGCCGTGGGCGGCACCAGCTACCTGGCTTTCACCAACACGCGCGGCGGCCCGGGCTGCGTCATTTCCGTGCCCTTGATGCACAAAGAGGACGAAGGACTGCGTTCACACTACCTGACCGTGCAGACCAACATCAACGACGCCCCCGCGCCGGACGAAATCGTCATTGCGCTGGGCGCGGCAACGTCCGGCAGGCCGCATCACCGCATCGGCAACCGCTATTCCGACTTGCAGGAATTGGCGCAAGAGGCGCAGTCGAAATGA
- a CDS encoding NAD(P)/FAD-dependent oxidoreductase, with translation MQTAPADAALDAVLARLNTALGNKDMAAITGLFHDECYWRDLVLFSWNLRTFEGHAQIRDMLTQQLSQVEPVRFTRDEREASTDDGGLLQGWLNIDTNLARGYGHIRVKDGKIWTLLTTMSELKGHEEPSGTRRPMGAEHGSRRERQTWLEKREQEAAELGYTTQPYVLIIGGGQGGIALGARLRQLNVPTIIIEKNERAGDSWRKRYKSLCLHDPVWYDHLPYIPFPENWPVFAPKDKVGDWLEMYTKVMELNYWTSSVCESARYDEAKKEWEVTVLREGKPVVLRPKQLVLATGMSGKPNVPRFPGQDEFQGEQQHSSQHPGPDAYRGKNVVVIGANNSAHDICAALWEGGANVTMVQRSSTHIVRSDTLMDIGLGGLYSEQALANGMTTRKADLTFASLPYKIMAQFQIPLYKQMRERDAEFYGKLEKAGFMLDWGDDGSGLFMKYLRRGSGYYIDVGACDLIIDGSVKLQSNTDVSHLARDAVVLKNGVTLPADLVVYATGYGSMNGWAADLISPEVADKVGKCWGLGSDTTKDPGPWEGEQRNMWKPTQQEGLWFHGGNLHQSRHYSQYLSLQLKARHVGLPVQVHGMQQVHHKR, from the coding sequence ATGCAGACCGCCCCCGCCGACGCCGCTTTGGATGCGGTGCTCGCCCGTCTGAACACCGCGCTGGGAAACAAGGACATGGCCGCCATCACCGGCCTGTTTCACGACGAATGCTATTGGCGCGACCTGGTGCTGTTCAGTTGGAATCTGCGCACCTTCGAAGGCCATGCGCAGATCCGCGACATGCTGACGCAACAACTGTCGCAGGTGGAGCCGGTGCGCTTCACGCGCGACGAACGTGAAGCGTCGACCGACGACGGCGGCCTGTTGCAAGGCTGGCTGAACATCGACACCAACCTGGCGCGTGGCTACGGCCACATCCGCGTAAAGGACGGCAAGATCTGGACGCTGCTGACCACCATGTCCGAACTTAAGGGGCATGAGGAACCCAGCGGCACGCGCCGCCCCATGGGCGCCGAGCACGGCAGTCGCCGCGAGCGTCAGACGTGGCTGGAAAAGCGCGAGCAGGAAGCCGCCGAACTGGGCTACACGACGCAGCCCTATGTGCTGATCATCGGCGGCGGGCAAGGCGGCATCGCGCTGGGTGCGCGGCTGCGCCAACTGAACGTGCCGACCATCATCATCGAAAAGAACGAGCGCGCGGGCGATAGCTGGAGAAAGCGCTACAAGTCGCTGTGCCTGCACGACCCGGTCTGGTACGACCACCTGCCCTACATCCCCTTTCCCGAGAACTGGCCCGTGTTCGCGCCCAAGGACAAGGTCGGCGACTGGCTGGAGATGTACACCAAGGTGATGGAGCTTAACTACTGGACGTCCAGCGTGTGCGAATCGGCGCGTTACGACGAAGCAAAGAAAGAATGGGAAGTCACCGTGCTTCGGGAAGGCAAGCCCGTCGTGCTGCGGCCCAAGCAGTTGGTGCTGGCCACCGGCATGTCCGGCAAGCCGAACGTGCCGCGCTTTCCCGGCCAGGACGAATTCCAGGGCGAACAGCAGCATTCCTCGCAGCACCCCGGCCCTGACGCCTATCGCGGCAAGAACGTGGTGGTGATCGGCGCCAACAACTCGGCCCACGACATCTGCGCGGCCTTGTGGGAAGGCGGCGCCAACGTGACGATGGTGCAGCGTTCGTCCACGCACATCGTGCGGTCGGACACCTTGATGGACATCGGCCTGGGCGGCCTGTATTCCGAGCAGGCGCTGGCCAACGGCATGACCACGCGCAAGGCCGACCTGACGTTTGCGTCGCTGCCCTACAAGATCATGGCGCAGTTCCAGATCCCGCTTTACAAGCAGATGCGCGAACGCGACGCCGAGTTCTACGGCAAGCTGGAGAAGGCCGGCTTCATGCTGGACTGGGGCGACGATGGATCGGGCCTGTTCATGAAATACCTGCGGCGCGGGTCGGGCTATTACATCGACGTGGGCGCCTGCGACCTGATCATCGACGGCAGCGTCAAGTTGCAATCCAACACCGATGTCAGTCACCTGGCGCGCGACGCCGTCGTCTTGAAGAACGGCGTGACCTTGCCGGCGGACCTGGTCGTGTACGCCACCGGCTACGGCTCGATGAACGGCTGGGCCGCCGACCTGATCAGCCCGGAGGTGGCCGACAAGGTCGGCAAGTGCTGGGGCCTGGGGTCGGACACCACCAAGGACCCCGGCCCCTGGGAAGGCGAACAGCGCAACATGTGGAAGCCGACCCAGCAGGAAGGCCTGTGGTTCCATGGCGGCAACCTGCACCAGTCGCGGCACTACTCGCAGTATCTGTCGCTGCAACTGAAGGCGCGGCATGTGGGGTTGCCGGTGCAGGTGCACGGCATGCAGCAGGTGCACCACAAGCGCTAA
- a CDS encoding alpha/beta fold hydrolase → MSTPRHRSGRGAPLVLLHGVGLDHTLWDDVAPLLEARFDVLRYDLLGHGAAPGLQGAAEMPRFIAQLDAELDAAGWGEANVLGYSMGGLIAGAYAAARPQRVTRLVLLSTVFHRTPEEVRAVMTRLEAAATQDVGAAAAVSLQRWFTPAFEAARPARIAAIGHRLLRNNRADFLAAYRLFAHGDTLLAQAAPDISCPTLVMTGDQDVGSTPRMTRALARALPDARVRVVDGQRHMLPVEAPEALASALHAFLLPSAPSEALAGGMPGGPNGPEPTAYFRPAAPR, encoded by the coding sequence ATGAGCACGCCACGCCATCGATCCGGCCGTGGCGCACCGCTGGTGCTGCTGCACGGCGTGGGCTTGGATCACACGCTTTGGGATGATGTGGCCCCGCTGCTGGAGGCCCGCTTTGACGTGCTGCGCTACGACCTGCTGGGCCATGGCGCGGCGCCGGGCCTTCAAGGGGCCGCGGAGATGCCGCGGTTTATTGCGCAACTGGACGCCGAGCTGGACGCGGCCGGCTGGGGCGAAGCGAACGTGCTGGGCTATTCGATGGGCGGCTTGATCGCGGGCGCCTATGCCGCCGCCAGGCCCCAACGCGTGACCCGGCTGGTGCTGTTGAGCACGGTGTTCCACCGCACGCCCGAAGAAGTCCGAGCCGTAATGACCCGTCTGGAGGCGGCGGCCACGCAGGACGTGGGCGCGGCGGCGGCGGTGTCGCTGCAACGCTGGTTCACGCCCGCATTCGAGGCTGCACGCCCAGCGCGTATTGCAGCCATCGGCCACCGCCTGCTTCGCAACAACCGCGCCGACTTCCTGGCGGCCTATCGCTTGTTCGCGCACGGCGACACGCTGCTGGCGCAAGCCGCGCCCGACATTTCTTGTCCGACGCTGGTAATGACGGGAGACCAGGACGTCGGGTCGACGCCCCGCATGACGCGCGCGCTGGCGCGGGCGCTGCCTGACGCCCGGGTGCGCGTGGTGGACGGCCAGCGGCATATGCTGCCGGTGGAAGCCCCCGAGGCACTTGCCTCGGCCCTGCATGCGTTTTTATTGCCGAGCGCGCCGTCGGAGGCGCTGGCGGGCGGCATGCCCGGGGGGCCGAATGGCCCAGAGCCCACAGCCTATTTCCGACCAGCAGCCCCCCGCTGA